Proteins co-encoded in one Leptodactylus fuscus isolate aLepFus1 chromosome 4, aLepFus1.hap2, whole genome shotgun sequence genomic window:
- the PLAG1 gene encoding zinc finger protein PLAG1 isoform X1: MATVIPGDLSEVRDTQKVPSGKRKRGETKPRKNFPCQLCDKAFNSVEKLKVHSYTHTGERPYKCTQQDCTKAFVSKYKLLRHMATHSPEKTHKCNYCEKMFHRKDHLKNHLHTHDPNKEAFKCEECGKNYNTKLGFKRHLALHAATSGDLTCKVCLQTFESTVVLLEHLKTHAGKSSSGVKEKKHQCEHCDRRFYTRKDVRRHMVVHTGRKDFLCQYCAQRFGRKDHLTRHMKKSHNQELLKVKTEPMDLLDHFTCSVPIKDELLPVMSLSSSELTSKPFTNNLQLNLYNTQLQSMQSSATTHQMVAPPLSLGMPCPIDMDPVHPSHQLSLKYPLNSTSYAVSMPDKEQPLKVEIESYLMELQSGMTPASQESPSSSKLGLDPQVGPLDDGADGVSLSKSSVSISEPLNASSLDFNQLFNFIQSNGPPYSAPVSVGSLGMGYSQEEASSSMAQLPPQPQDPQDPSNNICFGPLHSLSSAFTSNLNTTTTLPRFHQAFQ; encoded by the exons ATGGCCACTGTCATTCCCGGTGATTTGTCAGAAGTAAGAGATACCCAGAAAGTCCCTTCAGGGAAGCGTAAACGTGGTGAAACAAAACCAAGAAAAAACTTCCCTTGCCAACTGTGTGACAAGGCATTTAACAGTGTTGAAAAATTAAAAGTCCATTCATacactcacacaggagagaggcccTACAAGTGCACACAACAAGACTGCACCAAGGCCTTTGTTTCTAAATACAAATTATTAAG GCATATGGCTACACATTCTCCAGAGAAAACCCACAAGTGTAATTATTGTGAGAAAATGTTTCACCGGAAAGATCACCTAAAGAATCACCTTCATACGCATGATCCCAATAAAGAAGCATTTAAGTGTGAAGAATGTGGAAAGAACTACAATACCAAGCTGGGGTTTAAACGTCACTTGGCCTTGCATGCTGCTACAAGTGGAGACCTCACATGTAAAGTATGCTTGCAGACTTTCGAAAGCACAGTGGTGCTGCTAGAGCACCTAAAGACCCATGCAGGCAAATCTTCCAGTGGTGTTAAGGAGAAAAAACACCAATGTGAGCATTGTGATCGCCGCTTTTACACCCGTAAAGACGTCCGCAGACACATGGTAGTGCACACTGGGAGAAAAGACTTCCTTTGTCAGTATTGTGCACAGAGGTTTGGACGTAAGGATCATCTAACCCGTCATATGAAGAAAAGTCACAATCAAGAACTGCTGAAAGTGAAAACGGAACCGATGGATCTGTTGGATCATTTCACTTGCAGTGTTCCTATAAAAGATGAGCTGCTTCCCGTGATGTCCTTATCTTCCAGTGAGCTGACTTCAAAGCCATTTACAAACAATTTGCAGTTGAACCTCTATAACACGCAACTTCAGTCCATGCAGAGTTCTGCAACCACACACCAAATGGTCGCTCCACCATTGTCTTTGGGCATGCCATGCCCTATAGATATGGATCCTGTCCATCCTTCTCACCAGCTATCGCTGAAATACCCACTCAATTCTACCTCATATGCAGTTTCAATGCCTGATAAGGAACAACCATTGAAAGTGGAGATTGAAAGTTACCTTATGGAATTGCAAAGTGGCATGACACCCGCCTCCCAGGAGTCTCCATCTTCATCTAAGCTAGGTTTGGATCCTCAAGTAGGACCATTAGATGACGGTGCCGATGGAGTATCCCTCTCTAAAAGTTCTGTTTCGATTAGCGAACCTCTCAACGCATCATCATTGGACTTCAATCAGCTGTTTAATTTCATACAATCCAATGGTCCGCCGTACAGTGCACCGGTATCAGTTGGGAGTTTAGGAATGGGCTACTCTCAAGAGGAGGCCAGTTCATCAATGGCACAGCTCCCCCCACAACCACAGGATCCTCAAGACCCTAGCAATAATATATGTTTTGGTCCTCTACACTCACTATCCTCCGCTTTTACAAGCAACCTGAATACAACCACAACATTGCCACGATTTCATCAAGCTTTCCAGTAG
- the PLAG1 gene encoding zinc finger protein PLAG1 isoform X2 produces MATHSPEKTHKCNYCEKMFHRKDHLKNHLHTHDPNKEAFKCEECGKNYNTKLGFKRHLALHAATSGDLTCKVCLQTFESTVVLLEHLKTHAGKSSSGVKEKKHQCEHCDRRFYTRKDVRRHMVVHTGRKDFLCQYCAQRFGRKDHLTRHMKKSHNQELLKVKTEPMDLLDHFTCSVPIKDELLPVMSLSSSELTSKPFTNNLQLNLYNTQLQSMQSSATTHQMVAPPLSLGMPCPIDMDPVHPSHQLSLKYPLNSTSYAVSMPDKEQPLKVEIESYLMELQSGMTPASQESPSSSKLGLDPQVGPLDDGADGVSLSKSSVSISEPLNASSLDFNQLFNFIQSNGPPYSAPVSVGSLGMGYSQEEASSSMAQLPPQPQDPQDPSNNICFGPLHSLSSAFTSNLNTTTTLPRFHQAFQ; encoded by the coding sequence ATGGCTACACATTCTCCAGAGAAAACCCACAAGTGTAATTATTGTGAGAAAATGTTTCACCGGAAAGATCACCTAAAGAATCACCTTCATACGCATGATCCCAATAAAGAAGCATTTAAGTGTGAAGAATGTGGAAAGAACTACAATACCAAGCTGGGGTTTAAACGTCACTTGGCCTTGCATGCTGCTACAAGTGGAGACCTCACATGTAAAGTATGCTTGCAGACTTTCGAAAGCACAGTGGTGCTGCTAGAGCACCTAAAGACCCATGCAGGCAAATCTTCCAGTGGTGTTAAGGAGAAAAAACACCAATGTGAGCATTGTGATCGCCGCTTTTACACCCGTAAAGACGTCCGCAGACACATGGTAGTGCACACTGGGAGAAAAGACTTCCTTTGTCAGTATTGTGCACAGAGGTTTGGACGTAAGGATCATCTAACCCGTCATATGAAGAAAAGTCACAATCAAGAACTGCTGAAAGTGAAAACGGAACCGATGGATCTGTTGGATCATTTCACTTGCAGTGTTCCTATAAAAGATGAGCTGCTTCCCGTGATGTCCTTATCTTCCAGTGAGCTGACTTCAAAGCCATTTACAAACAATTTGCAGTTGAACCTCTATAACACGCAACTTCAGTCCATGCAGAGTTCTGCAACCACACACCAAATGGTCGCTCCACCATTGTCTTTGGGCATGCCATGCCCTATAGATATGGATCCTGTCCATCCTTCTCACCAGCTATCGCTGAAATACCCACTCAATTCTACCTCATATGCAGTTTCAATGCCTGATAAGGAACAACCATTGAAAGTGGAGATTGAAAGTTACCTTATGGAATTGCAAAGTGGCATGACACCCGCCTCCCAGGAGTCTCCATCTTCATCTAAGCTAGGTTTGGATCCTCAAGTAGGACCATTAGATGACGGTGCCGATGGAGTATCCCTCTCTAAAAGTTCTGTTTCGATTAGCGAACCTCTCAACGCATCATCATTGGACTTCAATCAGCTGTTTAATTTCATACAATCCAATGGTCCGCCGTACAGTGCACCGGTATCAGTTGGGAGTTTAGGAATGGGCTACTCTCAAGAGGAGGCCAGTTCATCAATGGCACAGCTCCCCCCACAACCACAGGATCCTCAAGACCCTAGCAATAATATATGTTTTGGTCCTCTACACTCACTATCCTCCGCTTTTACAAGCAACCTGAATACAACCACAACATTGCCACGATTTCATCAAGCTTTCCAGTAG